A region from the Diorhabda sublineata isolate icDioSubl1.1 chromosome X, icDioSubl1.1, whole genome shotgun sequence genome encodes:
- the LOC130451089 gene encoding uncharacterized protein LOC130451089, whose product MAELGKLIKKRGVIKAQLTIFTKAVNEFATISNLSQTEVTKLKDRLRDAENYLDEFKSYQLEIELQDDINLDEQLIERERFENSYYDAIAVAKNILQSYNNHDNDTNLSVISDKACCKNEGIKLPDISLPKFSGNFEDWLEFRDTYKSLIHDRKNMPLLIDTVLDWVVSGQISTNNVEKASCNLSINQELLNSIAKFWEIEEISSTRQLSPDEQFCEDNFIKTTTRDANGRFTVTIPLKQQPSSLGESKAQAEKRFYALERKFRRDPMLHSRYIQFMNEYKELGHMTICNGNDSSFEYFMPHHGVLREESLTTKLRVVFDASAPSSNGLSFNNIQVIGPVLQDDLLSIVLRFRKYNYVVSADIVKMYRQISITPEQRHLQKIVWRENPSDNLEVYQLNTVTYGQASASYLAIRCLAKLAEDIQEMNPEIAEIIKHDFYVDDLLTGAPTLEHAQYICKAISDTLKSGCFALRKWCSNDTNALKNISSNDLKSDILEFAHDGKTKTLGLIWVCNNDKLQYKIHTNPIGTKVTKRTILSTISKIFDILGLLSPCTIIAKMIMQKLWENKLAWDDAIPKAISENWVRLEKELLILNDLELNRQAICKNAVELQLHGFADASEKAYGACVYLRSIDSDQKVHVSLLCAKAKVAPIKTIPIPRLELCAALLLARLTDKAKTALKIQFKSFTLWSDSTIALAWVRTSPNLLKTFTAHRVAEIQSLTKHADWRHIPTHDNPADIASRGIYPSQILNSDLWWRGPTWLAKDPSFWPNDKLEVLHDLPELKSSLLTNVAPPTLSFPFERFSNFSRMQRTMAYILRFKDNCLQRNRRRGGSLTVQELSDSLKCLIRICQSQSYSTEIETLKNNKPLSSHSNLLSLSPFLEPDGLLRVGGRLKHSNYSFDKRHPILINSKHHFSKLLFLQEHERLLHGGPQLLLSTIRENYWVISGRNLARKTVKNCVKCFKFNAKTIQPIMANLPRDRTNPSSAFSIVGVDYAGPFMINDKKGRGCRLSKCYIGVFICLSTKAVHLELISSLSSESFIQALYRFVSRRGKPSKILSDNGTSFVGAQRELKDFLKHGSNTIIEKCSSQNIEWSFIPPYSPHFGGLWEAAVKSVKHHLRRVLTQVHLSFEEFATVLAQIEAILNSRPLCPLSSDPNDFGPLTPAHFLIGRPIIAAPDQDVTDIKMNRLSRFQLVQQLAQHFWNRWKSEYIAELQRRTKWKSNQGHLVEDSLVLVKGENTMPTQWLLGRISKLHRGPDGIARVASIRTPSGEIIKRSFQKICPLPVDL is encoded by the exons ATGGCAGAACTTGGCaaactaataaagaaaagagGTGTAATTAAAGCTCAGTTAACTATTTTCACAAAAGCGGTAAATGAATTTGCAACTATATCTAATTTAAGCCAAACagaagttacaaaattaaaagataggttACGTGATGCCGAAAATTATCTTGACGAATTCAAATCATATCAATTAGAAATAGAGTTACAGGATGATATAAATTTAGATGAGCAATTAATCGAACGAGagagatttgaaaattcatattatgatGCAATCGCTGTtgctaaaaacattttacaaagcTACAATAATCACGATAATGATACAAATCTTAGCGTGATTTCAGACAAAGCTTGTTGTAAAAACGAGGGTATAAAGCTTCCGGATATATCACTTCCTAAATTCAGTGGAAACTTTGAAGATTGGTTAGAATTCAGGGACACATATAAAAGCCTTATTCATgata gaaaaaatatgccGCTATTAATTGATACAGTGCTAGATTGGGTTGTATCTGGGCAAATAAGTACTAACAACGTTGAAAAGGCTTCTTGTAATTTAAGTATAAACCaggaattattaaattcaatagcCAAATTTTGGGAAATCGAGGAAATATCTAGCACGCGACAACTTTCTCCAGATGAACAATTTTGCGAGGACAATTTCATCAAAACTACTACCAGAGACGCGAACGGACGTTTTACAGTCACTATACCTTTGAAGCAACAACCTTCTAGTTTAGGTGAGTCGAAAGCTCAAGCCGAAAAACGTTTCTATGCATTAGAACGAAAATTCAGGAGAGATCCAATGCTGCACAGcagatatatacaatttatgaaCGAGTATAAAGAGCTAGGCCATATGACAATTTGTAACGGCAATGATTCAAGCTTCGAATATTTCATGCCGCATCACGGAGTTTTGAGAGAAGAGAGTTTGACCACAAAACTACGGGTAGTTTTCGATGCATCAGCGCCCTCTAGCAACGGTCTATCCTTCAACAATATTCAAGTCATTGGACCCGTTTTACAAGACGATTTACTATCAATAGTCTTAAGGTTTAGGAAATATAACTATGTAGTTTCGGCAGACATAGTTAAAATGTACCGGCAAATTTCAATAACGCCCGAGCAAAggcatttgcaaaaaattgtatggCGCGAAAATCCGAGTGATAACCTGGAAGTCTACCAGCTAAATACCGTTACATACGGGCAAGCCTCTGCCAGTTATCTTGCAATACGCTGTTTAGCTAAACTCGCTGAGGATATTCAAGAAATGAACCCGGAAATAGCCGAAATCATTAAGCACGACTTTTATGTAGATGACCTGTTAACAGGTGCACCTACACTTGAGCATGCGCAATACATATGTAAAGCGATAAGTGACACTCTTAAATCGGGATGTTTCGCACTCCGAAAATGGTGCTCTAACGACACCAACGCGctcaaaaatataagttcaaatgatttaaaatccGATATACTAGAATTTGCGCATGAtggcaaaacaaaaacattaggCTTGATATGGGTTTGCAATAACGACAagcttcaatataaaattcataccAATCCTATAGGTACAAAGGTCACAAAACGCACAATTTTATctactatatcaaaaatattcgacATCCTTGGTTTACTAAGCCCATGTACTATTATCGCAAAAATGATAATgcaaaaattatgggaaaataaATTAGCTTGGGATGACGCTATTCCAAAAGCTATATCTGAAAATTGGGTAAGGTTGGAGAAGGAGCTTCTTATTTTGAACGATCTTGAGTTAAACAGACAAGCTATTTGCAAGAATGCTGTTGAATTACAACTGCATGGTTTCGCTGACGCTTCGGAAAAGGCTTACGGAGCCTGTGTTTATTTGAGAAGTATTGATTCCGATCAAAAGGTTCATGTATCCCTGTTATGCGCCAAAGCAAAGGTGGCacctataaaaacaataccaaTCCCGCGGTTGGAATTATGCGCAGCATTGCTTCTAGCCCGCCTAACAGATAAAGCTAAAACtgctttgaaaattcaattcaaatctttcACACTTTGGTCGGACTCAACTATAGCTCTAGCTTGGGTACGCACAAGCCCGAATCTGCTAAAAACATTCACGGCCCATAGAGTGGCAGAAATTCAGTCTCTCACTAAACACGCCGATTGGAGGCACATCCCCACCCACGATAATCCAGCAGATATTGCTTCAAGGGGAATATATCCTAGTCAAATTTTAAACTCTGATTTGTGGTGGCGCGGCCCTACTTGGCTAGCTAAGGACCCAAGTTTTTGGCCCAATGACAAGCTGGAGGTGCTTCATGATTTACCTGAACTTAAATCCAGTCTTCTGACCAATGTTGCGCCCCCTACTCTGAGTTTtccctttgaacgtttttcaaatttctcaagaaTGCAACGAACAATGGCATACATTTTACGATTTAAGGATAATTGTCTTCAGAGAAATCGCAGAAGAGGCGGTTCTCTTACAGTACAGGAGTTAAGTGATTCTCTAAAATGTCTCATTCGAATTTGTCAATCTCAATCGTATTCTACcgaaattgaaacattgaaaaataacaagcCTTTGAGCTCCCATAGTAATCTATTAAGTCTTAGTCCCTTTCTAGAACCCGATGGTTTGCTACGCGTAGGAGGGCgactaaaacattcaaattactCCTTTGACAAAAGGCATCCAATTTTGATCAATTCAAAGCATCATTTTTCAAAGCTACTATTTTTACAAGAACATGAACGCCTATTGCATGGCGGCCCTCAGCTGCTCTTAAGCACTATAAGAGAAAATTACTGGGTTATATCCGGTAGAAATCTTGCACGAAAGACTGTTAAGAATTGTGTGAAATGCTTCAAATTCAATGCTAAAACCATACAGCCAATTATGGCCAACTTACCGCGCGATAGAACTAATCCTTCTAGTGCATTTTCAATAGTGGGAGTTGATTACGCGGGGCCATTTATGATTAACGATAAGAAAGGTAGAGGTTGTCGTTTAAGTAAATGTTATATTGgcgtatttatttgtttatcaactAAAGCAGTCCATTTGGAATTGATTTCTAGCCTTTCTtcagaatcatttattcaagCGCTATATCGTTTTGTCTCTAGACGAGGCAAaccatcaaaaatattgtcCGACAATGGAACAAGCTTCGTCGGGGCACAGCGAGAGCTAAAGGATTTTCTAAAACATGGCAGCAACACTATAATCGAGAAATGTAGCTCTCAGAATATAGAGTGGAGTTTTATACCACCCTACTCTCCTCATTTCGGAGGTTTGTGGGAAGCAGCTGTCAAAAGCGTAAAGCATCATTTAAGGCGCGTTTTGACCCAAGTTCATTTATCATTTGAAGAATTTGCCACAGTTCTCGCACAAATCGAGGCGATTTTGAATTCGCGTCCTTTATGCCCACTGAGCTCTGATCCCAACGATTTTGGACCTCTTACCCCAGCTCACTTCTTGATTGGAAGACCAATAATTGCAGCACCTGATCAAGATGTCACCGACATAAAAATGAATCGACTTTCCAGATTTCAGCTCGTACAACAATTAGCACAGCACTTCTGGAACAGATGGAAATCTGAGTACATTGCGGAGCTCCAAAGACGCACCAAATGGAAGTCCAACCAAGGCCATCTAGTAGAAGATTCTCTCGTTTTAGTGAAAGGCGAGAACACTATGCCCACTCAGTGGTTATTAGGTAGAATCAGCAAGCTCCATAGAGGCCCTGACGGTATCGCTAGGGTCGCTTCTATAAGAACTCCCTCTGGAGAAATCATCAAAAGAAGCTTTCAAAAAATCTGCCCCCTTCCAGTTGACCTTTGA